The sequence ACACGACGATCGGCGCGACGGCCCGCGCCGCGTCCCAGCGCGCCTTCCTGCGCAACCTGGCGCGCGGCGAGGCCTATCTGTCGGAGGCGCCGACGCTGTGGGACGTCACGTTCCGCACCGCCGTGGCGCAGGCCGAGCTGGAGGACCGGGACGAGCCCGGCGCGTTCCACCGGCTGCGGTTCCGGAGCGCGGACCGTCCGGTCTACATCGAGACGACGCGGCCGGAGCTGCTGCCCGCGTGCGTGGCGCTCGTCGCGCACCCCGACGACGTCCGCTACCGGGAGCTGTTCGGGACGACCGTCCGGACGCCCCTGTTCGACGTCGAGGTGCCCGTCCTGGCGCATCGGCTCGCCGACCCCGAGAAGGGCTCGGGCATCGTCATGGTCTGCACGTTCGGCGACCTCACCGACGTGACGTGGTGGCGCGAGCTGGACCTGCCGACCCGCGCCGTCCTCGGCCGGGACGGGCGGTTCGCCGCCGAGCCGCCGCCGGGCGTCGCGGCCGGGCCGTACGCGGAGCTGGCCGGCAAGACGGTGTTCTCGGCGAAGGAGCGCGTGGTGGAGCTGCTGCGCGCGTCCGGGGACCTGGACGGCGAGCCGCGCAAGCTCGTCCGGCCGGTGAAGTTCTACGAGAAGGGCAGCCGCCCGCTGGAGATCGTCACGACGCGGCAGTGGTACGTCCGCAACGGCGGCCGGGACGCCGAGCGGCGCGAGCGGCTGCTCGCCCGGGGCCGGGAGCTGAAGTGGCACCCGGCGTACATGCGGGCGCGGTACGAGAACTGGGTCGAAGGACTCAACGGCGACTGGCTGATCTCGCGGCAGCGGTTCTTCGGGGTGCCGATCCCGGTCTGGTACCCGCTGGACGGCGACGGGGAGCCGCGCTACGACGCGCCGATCGTCCCGGCGGAGGCCGAGCTGCCGGTGGACCCGTCGTCGGACGCCCCGCCCGGCTACAACGAGGACCAGCGCGACAAGCCGGGCGGTTTCACCGGCGACCCGGACGTCATGGACACCTGGGCGACGTCGTCGCTGACGCCGCAGATCGCGGGCGGCTGGGAGCGCGACCCGGACCTGTTCGGCCGCGTGTACCCGTTCGACCTGCGCCCGCAGGCGCACGACATCATCCGGACCTGGCTGTTCTCGACGGTCGTCCGGGCGGACGCCGAGCACGGCGGGCTGCCGTGGAGCGACACCGCGCTGTCGGGCTGGATCCTCGACCCCGACCGCAAGAAGATGTCGAAGTCCAAGGGCAACGTGGTGACGCCGATCGCGCTGCTGGAGGAGTACGGGTCCGACGCGGTGCGGTACTGGGCGGCGAGCGGCCGTCCGGGCACCGACACGGCGTTCGACACCGGGCAGATCAAGGTCGGCCGACGGCTCGCGATCAAG comes from Actinomadura rubteroloni and encodes:
- the valS gene encoding valine--tRNA ligase — its product is MTGQTFTPQVPAKPSIDGLEEKWVRVWEEEGTYRFDRTRPRADVYSIDTPPPTVSGSLHVGHVFSYTHTDAVARYQRMRGRAVFYPMGWDDNGLPTERRVQNHFGVRCEPSLPYDPGFEPPAKPDAKRQVPISRRNFIELCERLTEVDERAFEEMWRRVGLSVDWDHLYTTIGATARAASQRAFLRNLARGEAYLSEAPTLWDVTFRTAVAQAELEDRDEPGAFHRLRFRSADRPVYIETTRPELLPACVALVAHPDDVRYRELFGTTVRTPLFDVEVPVLAHRLADPEKGSGIVMVCTFGDLTDVTWWRELDLPTRAVLGRDGRFAAEPPPGVAAGPYAELAGKTVFSAKERVVELLRASGDLDGEPRKLVRPVKFYEKGSRPLEIVTTRQWYVRNGGRDAERRERLLARGRELKWHPAYMRARYENWVEGLNGDWLISRQRFFGVPIPVWYPLDGDGEPRYDAPIVPAEAELPVDPSSDAPPGYNEDQRDKPGGFTGDPDVMDTWATSSLTPQIAGGWERDPDLFGRVYPFDLRPQAHDIIRTWLFSTVVRADAEHGGLPWSDTALSGWILDPDRKKMSKSKGNVVTPIALLEEYGSDAVRYWAASGRPGTDTAFDTGQIKVGRRLAIKILNASKFVLGFGEDDAAATEPLDRAMLAALARVVDEATRAYDDYDYTRALERTERFFWEFCDDYLELVKDRAYGTGPAAASARSALRSALAVLLRLFAPVLPFVTAEVWSWWQEGSVHRAPWPEAAELGDAGDADVLAVTGAALREVRRAKSAARASMRADVARAVVRGASAGRVARGDLAAAGRIAELLLEDGPAELAVEVELAAG